Proteins found in one Nostoc sp. NIES-3756 genomic segment:
- a CDS encoding SDR family oxidoreductase, whose amino-acid sequence MTLLIVGATGTLGRQVARRAIDEGYKVRCLVRSAKRAAFLKEWGAELVRGDLCQPQSLAAALEGVTAIIDAATSRATDSLTIKQVDWEGQVSLIQAAKAAGVERFIFFSIIDADKYPEVPLMEIKRCTELFLAESGINYTVLRLAGFMQGLIGQYGIPILEGQPVWVTGESSPVAYMDTLDIAKFAVRALSVPETEKQTFPVVGTRAWSAEEIISLCERLSGKEAKVRRMPINLLRAVRGIARFFQWGWNVADRLAFTEVLASGRPLNGSMDDVYKVFGLEKEQTTTLESYLQEYFSRILKKLKELDYEKTKTKTKKQKNKKTPFKKVNTQ is encoded by the coding sequence ATGACATTATTAATAGTCGGTGCCACTGGCACCTTAGGAAGACAAGTGGCTCGTCGTGCGATCGATGAGGGATATAAGGTACGCTGTCTTGTCCGAAGTGCCAAAAGGGCAGCCTTTTTAAAAGAATGGGGAGCCGAACTCGTAAGAGGTGATTTATGTCAACCCCAAAGCCTAGCAGCAGCATTAGAAGGTGTCACAGCCATCATTGATGCTGCCACTTCTCGCGCTACCGATTCACTGACAATTAAGCAGGTAGACTGGGAAGGGCAGGTGTCCTTAATTCAAGCGGCAAAAGCGGCGGGTGTAGAACGTTTTATATTCTTTTCTATTATTGATGCCGATAAATATCCAGAAGTACCTCTGATGGAGATTAAGCGGTGTACAGAATTATTTTTAGCTGAATCTGGGATAAATTACACAGTTTTACGCTTGGCTGGCTTCATGCAGGGGTTAATCGGTCAGTATGGTATCCCCATTTTAGAAGGACAACCTGTGTGGGTAACTGGTGAGTCCTCCCCAGTCGCTTATATGGACACCCTAGATATTGCCAAGTTTGCTGTACGCGCCTTGAGTGTGCCAGAAACAGAAAAACAAACTTTTCCAGTGGTAGGTACTCGCGCTTGGAGTGCGGAAGAAATTATCAGTCTGTGTGAGCGCTTGTCTGGCAAAGAAGCTAAAGTTAGGCGAATGCCCATCAATTTATTACGAGCTGTGCGTGGTATTGCCAGATTCTTCCAGTGGGGATGGAATGTAGCTGACAGACTAGCATTTACAGAGGTTTTGGCCAGTGGTAGACCACTAAATGGGTCAATGGATGATGTATATAAAGTATTTGGGTTAGAGAAAGAACAAACCACTACCTTAGAAAGCTATTTACAAGAGTATTTCAGCCGCATTCTCAAAAAGCTGAAAGAGTTGGATTACGAAAAAACTAAAACAAAAACTAAAAAACAGAAAAATAAGAAAACTCCATTTAAAAAAGTTAATACTCAATAG
- the petM gene encoding cytochrome b6-f complex subunit PetM — MSAELVNAALLSFGLIFVGWALGALLLKIQGSEE; from the coding sequence ATGAGCGCCGAACTAGTTAATGCAGCTTTGTTGTCCTTCGGCTTAATCTTCGTCGGCTGGGCCTTGGGTGCTTTATTACTGAAAATTCAGGGTTCAGAAGAGTAA
- the pdxA gene encoding 4-hydroxythreonine-4-phosphate dehydrogenase PdxA produces MYQLTQNQTANILKNSRPRLAVTLGDPAGIGTEVVLKALADSAVSQNCDITVIGDSHLLLKTYQQLSSIDNSPSLVNPTSLNIIDVPVDQQISEQIIVGTGNVASGAASFAYMEYAIAQTLAGNFDGIVTGPIAKSAWKAAGYNYPGQTELLAEKAGVERFGMLFVARSPYTDWTMRTLLATTHIPLREVADTLTPQLLTKKLDLLVECLEKDFGLTSGRIAIAGLNPHSGEQGQLGTEEIDWLIPWLEAERQKRPNFQLDGPIPPDTMWVKPGQAWYGNAAVNPADAYLALYHDQGLIPVKLMAFDRAVNTSIGLPFVRTSPDHGTAFDIALKGVADATSMKEAIILAAELVSQRLAVK; encoded by the coding sequence ATGTACCAATTAACTCAAAATCAGACAGCAAATATACTTAAAAATTCTCGCCCACGTTTAGCGGTGACACTGGGAGATCCAGCAGGTATTGGAACGGAGGTAGTTTTGAAAGCTTTGGCTGACTCAGCAGTTAGCCAAAATTGTGACATAACTGTAATAGGTGATAGCCATCTGTTACTAAAAACTTATCAACAACTCAGTTCAATTGATAATTCACCATCTTTGGTTAATCCCACTTCATTAAATATTATTGATGTGCCTGTTGATCAACAGATTAGTGAACAAATTATTGTAGGGACTGGGAACGTGGCTAGTGGTGCGGCGAGTTTTGCTTATATGGAATATGCGATCGCACAAACTCTAGCTGGTAATTTTGATGGTATTGTTACTGGGCCTATAGCCAAATCTGCGTGGAAAGCCGCAGGGTATAATTATCCAGGACAAACGGAACTTTTAGCCGAAAAGGCTGGTGTTGAACGTTTTGGGATGTTATTTGTAGCGCGATCGCCCTATACTGATTGGACAATGAGAACTTTACTCGCAACTACTCATATACCTTTACGGGAAGTAGCAGATACGCTAACACCGCAGTTATTAACGAAAAAATTAGATTTGCTGGTGGAATGTTTAGAGAAAGATTTTGGACTAACTAGTGGGAGAATTGCGATCGCTGGTTTAAATCCCCACAGTGGCGAACAAGGTCAACTGGGAACTGAGGAAATAGATTGGTTGATTCCGTGGTTGGAAGCGGAACGGCAAAAGCGACCTAACTTCCAGCTAGATGGGCCGATTCCCCCTGATACAATGTGGGTCAAACCTGGTCAAGCTTGGTACGGTAATGCGGCTGTGAATCCGGCTGATGCTTACTTGGCACTGTACCACGACCAAGGCTTAATTCCCGTCAAGTTGATGGCTTTTGACCGCGCTGTAAATACTTCCATTGGTTTACCCTTTGTCCGTACCTCCCCCGACCACGGAACAGCCTTTGATATTGCTCTTAAGGGTGTCGCTGATGCTACTAGTATGAAAGAGGCGATCATCTTAGCTGCTGAGTTGGTAAGTCAACGGTTAGCGGTTAAATAA
- a CDS encoding NIL domain-containing protein, which yields MSSRQLVKPAPVHSRILVPQLYHRQPVISRLVSRYGLTVNIKAASLVSGTEGEGWFDLDLLGKPQQVTNGLSYLQGLGVNVVQVAIANHIQLHQTPYPFLNPSDEHRPVEFSQWQEKFPQQISQEETKRLRLQLCILKNYYEKPIISQLVSRYKLTVNIISAKLQPNQRNDGWFELDLWGKTKQLYSSLTYLEKLGLPIWLN from the coding sequence ATGTCCTCTAGACAGTTAGTCAAACCTGCGCCAGTCCATAGCCGCATTCTAGTACCACAGTTGTATCACAGACAACCAGTTATTTCGCGTTTAGTTTCGCGTTATGGGTTAACTGTGAACATTAAAGCTGCATCTTTAGTATCGGGAACAGAAGGCGAAGGCTGGTTTGATTTGGATCTTTTGGGAAAACCCCAACAGGTAACTAATGGCTTATCGTATTTGCAAGGATTAGGGGTGAATGTGGTGCAAGTGGCGATCGCTAACCATATCCAATTACACCAAACTCCTTACCCCTTCCTCAACCCTAGTGACGAACACAGGCCAGTAGAATTTAGTCAATGGCAAGAAAAATTCCCTCAACAGATTTCTCAGGAAGAAACCAAGCGACTACGCCTGCAACTGTGCATTTTAAAAAACTATTACGAAAAACCCATTATTTCTCAGTTAGTTTCCCGTTATAAGCTCACGGTAAATATTATCAGTGCCAAACTACAACCAAATCAAAGAAATGATGGTTGGTTTGAGTTAGATTTGTGGGGAAAAACCAAACAACTCTACTCCAGTTTGACCTATTTAGAAAAACTCGGTCTTCCAATTTGGCTGAATTAG
- a CDS encoding NIL domain-containing protein has translation MAALNNFHHKFPPRLSLVPSVHEKNQITQIRVRIYIPKTYLKEPVISQLISMYGLVVNITQALLEENTDGEGHFDLTLQGTIKQVSSGLAYLEALNIKIEGKANVEGDSWHY, from the coding sequence ATGGCTGCATTAAATAACTTTCACCACAAATTTCCCCCAAGATTATCTCTTGTGCCTTCAGTACACGAAAAAAACCAAATTACACAAATTCGTGTGCGAATATATATCCCCAAAACTTACCTCAAAGAACCTGTAATTTCTCAACTCATCTCTATGTACGGCTTAGTTGTTAACATTACTCAAGCCTTGTTAGAAGAAAATACAGATGGAGAAGGACATTTTGACCTTACCCTCCAAGGAACAATCAAACAAGTATCTAGTGGGCTTGCTTACCTAGAAGCCCTAAATATCAAAATCGAGGGTAAGGCGAATGTAGAAGGCGATAGTTGGCATTACTAA
- a CDS encoding Crp/Fnr family transcriptional regulator: MVTLYSSITTSHSKNTRQYFTRRTFLPEQHNSLWKIESGFVRTYTYLENGTTVALGLWGAGDIVGRSLSKLEPYQMECLTKVEATILPINEWHNSTETLLAHIQQAEELMVIRSYKKVDTMLIKLLAWLSKRFGSEVEKGRLIDMRLTHEDLAEMLGSTRVTITRILGQFEQEGLIDRLSLHRIVLKEEDIWYYEI; this comes from the coding sequence ATGGTAACTTTATACTCAAGCATCACTACTTCTCACAGTAAAAATACTAGACAGTATTTTACACGACGGACTTTCTTACCAGAGCAACACAATAGTTTATGGAAGATTGAAAGTGGTTTTGTCAGGACTTACACCTATTTAGAAAATGGGACAACGGTTGCTTTGGGACTCTGGGGGGCTGGAGATATTGTTGGCAGAAGTTTGTCAAAATTAGAACCATATCAGATGGAGTGCCTTACAAAAGTAGAAGCGACAATCTTACCCATCAATGAATGGCATAACTCTACAGAGACTCTGCTGGCGCATATTCAACAAGCAGAGGAATTAATGGTTATTCGTAGCTACAAAAAAGTAGATACCATGCTAATCAAACTATTAGCATGGTTATCTAAAAGGTTTGGCTCAGAAGTAGAGAAAGGACGCTTAATAGATATGCGTTTAACTCATGAAGATTTGGCGGAAATGTTAGGTTCCACAAGGGTGACTATTACTCGTATCCTTGGGCAATTTGAGCAGGAGGGTTTAATTGATAGACTCTCACTACATCGTATAGTCCTGAAAGAAGAGGACATTTGGTATTATGAGATTTAG
- the cysE gene encoding serine O-acetyltransferase: MLLTDLRTIYERDPAARNLLEVLFCYPGLQALLFHRLAHWLYKNQLPFIPRLLSHISRFLTGIEIHPGAVIGKGVFIDHGMGIVIGETAIVGDYALIYQGVTLGGTGKETGKRHPTVGSHVIVGAGAKVLGNIRIGDRVRIGAGSVVLRDVPSDTTVVGIPGRVIRENNSTTDALAHGKIRDVEAEVIRALFERVKALEKQLEQLEYPSHHVLSSSEGEELIHSENGNNSDAVIEEFLDGAGI; this comes from the coding sequence ATGCTACTAACTGATTTGCGAACTATTTATGAGCGTGACCCAGCAGCGCGTAACTTGTTGGAAGTTTTGTTCTGTTATCCTGGGTTGCAAGCTTTGCTGTTCCATCGTTTGGCGCACTGGCTATATAAGAATCAATTGCCCTTTATACCCCGTCTGCTTTCTCATATTAGTCGTTTCTTGACGGGAATTGAAATTCATCCAGGAGCAGTCATTGGTAAAGGTGTATTTATCGACCACGGGATGGGGATAGTCATTGGTGAAACGGCGATTGTGGGCGATTATGCTTTGATTTATCAAGGTGTGACTTTAGGTGGTACTGGTAAGGAAACGGGTAAGCGTCATCCCACTGTGGGTAGTCATGTGATTGTTGGCGCTGGTGCTAAGGTATTAGGGAATATTAGGATTGGCGATCGCGTGCGTATTGGTGCAGGTTCAGTAGTGCTACGAGATGTTCCTAGCGACACTACGGTGGTAGGGATACCTGGAAGGGTAATTCGTGAGAACAACTCAACTACAGACGCTCTAGCTCATGGTAAGATACGCGACGTGGAAGCCGAAGTCATCCGCGCTTTGTTTGAGCGGGTCAAAGCTTTGGAAAAACAACTAGAGCAGTTAGAATATCCTTCCCATCATGTGTTATCTTCCTCAGAGGGTGAAGAACTAATTCATAGCGAGAATGGTAATAATTCTGATGCTGTGATTGAAGAGTTTCTAGATGGTGCGGGAATATAG
- a CDS encoding RrF2 family transcriptional regulator, translating into MALNQSLNRSIKSTNLNSQNYALLDLSSKVEYALLALLELASHHGKKVPLTMSEITAKQPIPERYLEQILTNLRRAGVVQSQRGSKGGFVLVREPWQITLLEIVTLVEGERKEKETSVPPTLERSLVLEVWDQANTASVEVLRSYTLQDLCQEREVRAQQSPMYYI; encoded by the coding sequence ATGGCGTTAAATCAATCGTTAAACCGTAGTATAAAGAGTACAAACTTGAATAGCCAAAACTACGCTCTCTTGGATCTGTCATCCAAAGTGGAATACGCGCTGCTCGCACTCTTGGAACTAGCAAGCCACCACGGTAAAAAAGTTCCCTTAACCATGAGTGAAATTACTGCTAAGCAGCCCATACCAGAGCGCTATTTAGAACAAATTTTGACCAACCTGCGCCGTGCTGGCGTGGTGCAGAGTCAACGTGGCTCTAAAGGAGGCTTTGTGTTAGTTCGTGAACCTTGGCAAATCACCTTGCTAGAGATTGTCACTTTAGTAGAAGGTGAGCGTAAGGAGAAAGAAACCTCTGTCCCTCCAACTCTCGAACGAAGTCTAGTTCTAGAAGTATGGGATCAAGCAAACACCGCCTCTGTAGAAGTTCTCAGAAGTTACACACTCCAAGACTTGTGCCAAGAAAGAGAAGTTCGCGCCCAGCAGAGTCCCATGTATTACATTTAA
- a CDS encoding class I SAM-dependent methyltransferase, whose protein sequence is MKDLEQRKSWYSEVATKYTSQQRKNWYNDVADAYNRTRPRYPQQLISRVVELAQLSPDATILEVGCGPGTATTAFAELGFSMICLEPSQKSSQLAQHNCLPYPNVEILNTSFEEWPLEVGKFDAVLAATSFHWVSPEVGYSKVADALKDNRYLILLWNMTPQPEYEVYQTLHEVYQTQAPALGRYEERETQEKQLKRFGQAVIESGRFQDLVSEQLPCEVTYTIDDYLTLLSTLSPYIALDSQQRSSLFSGLQKILERQCGSTIQVSYLSAFHIAKKI, encoded by the coding sequence ATGAAAGATTTAGAACAAAGAAAAAGCTGGTATAGCGAAGTAGCGACTAAATACACTTCGCAGCAAAGAAAGAATTGGTATAACGACGTAGCTGATGCTTACAACAGAACTAGACCGCGCTATCCTCAACAACTTATTAGCCGTGTTGTAGAGTTAGCGCAATTGTCACCAGATGCAACGATTTTAGAGGTAGGCTGCGGCCCTGGTACGGCGACTACCGCCTTTGCAGAATTAGGCTTTTCGATGATTTGTTTAGAACCAAGTCAAAAGAGTAGTCAGTTAGCACAACACAACTGTCTACCTTATCCAAATGTAGAAATTCTCAATACTTCATTTGAAGAATGGCCGCTAGAAGTTGGGAAATTTGACGCTGTTTTAGCCGCCACTTCATTTCATTGGGTTTCCCCAGAGGTTGGCTACTCCAAAGTTGCTGATGCTTTAAAAGATAATCGCTATTTGATTTTGCTGTGGAATATGACACCCCAGCCAGAGTATGAGGTTTACCAAACGCTACACGAAGTCTATCAAACTCAAGCTCCAGCTTTGGGAAGATATGAAGAGAGGGAAACTCAAGAAAAACAACTAAAAAGGTTTGGACAAGCAGTTATCGAATCAGGTCGCTTTCAAGATTTAGTGTCTGAACAGTTACCTTGTGAAGTTACATATACTATTGATGATTATTTAACGTTATTAAGCACTTTATCGCCCTATATAGCCTTAGATTCACAGCAGAGAAGTTCTTTATTTAGTGGTTTGCAGAAAATCTTAGAAAGACAATGCGGTAGCACTATTCAAGTCTCATATCTCTCAGCATTTCACATCGCTAAAAAAATATAA
- a CDS encoding GNAT family N-acetyltransferase: protein MGVVHQFLASSYWAKYLPLEVLQRSLKNSLIFGLYKENEQIGLARVITDYATFAYLADVFVLAPYRGQGLGK from the coding sequence GTGGGTGTTGTGCATCAGTTCTTAGCTAGTTCATATTGGGCTAAATATTTGCCTTTGGAAGTTTTACAGCGATCGCTCAAAAATTCCCTTATATTTGGACTATATAAGGAAAATGAGCAGATTGGCTTGGCTCGTGTCATCACAGATTATGCTACCTTTGCTTATCTTGCCGATGTGTTTGTTTTAGCTCCTTATCGTGGGCAAGGTTTAGGTAAGTAG
- a CDS encoding retropepsin-like aspartic protease family protein, with translation MKSAWRRGIKNINLAVILVMPALFFLAFPHTVNAQDPGECFMITRSGRTISLRKICGGEKAIQDSEKRVFRVPIKRRLGRTPVIDVTFNNRKTFEMIVDTGANNSLIPLKLAIALQLQPSGIMQAQIADGTQVEFSTSKVTSMVAGGAIAKNIEVAIAPKAEFGLLGHDFFRYYDIKILETEVEFHQR, from the coding sequence ATGAAAAGCGCTTGGAGGCGCGGCATTAAAAATATTAACTTAGCTGTAATATTGGTGATGCCAGCGCTGTTTTTTTTAGCATTCCCTCATACTGTAAATGCACAAGATCCAGGCGAATGTTTTATGATTACTAGGTCAGGGAGAACAATTTCCTTAAGAAAAATATGTGGTGGTGAAAAAGCAATTCAAGACAGTGAAAAAAGGGTTTTTCGTGTGCCTATTAAGCGCAGGTTAGGCAGGACTCCTGTGATTGATGTTACCTTCAATAACAGAAAAACCTTTGAAATGATTGTTGATACAGGTGCGAATAATAGCCTTATACCCTTGAAATTAGCGATCGCACTCCAACTCCAACCTAGTGGGATTATGCAGGCGCAAATCGCCGATGGTACACAAGTAGAGTTTTCCACTAGTAAAGTAACATCAATGGTAGCCGGTGGAGCTATAGCCAAAAATATCGAAGTTGCGATCGCACCCAAAGCAGAGTTCGGTTTACTAGGTCATGACTTCTTTCGTTACTACGACATCAAGATTTTAGAAACAGAAGTGGAGTTTCATCAGCGATAG
- a CDS encoding sensor histidine kinase yields the protein MYEWILPSLSEVLADSQATVAECSPSKAEQQWRMSLAATEHLLINTLVAVDSEALQGLVLAAPAPLFSQPILAQSLQTITFTAKPFNPLALMPFHMPGAIAFTEPETTLCESVLPLLPADPLASEQFCLVFTDKFRLVLVLATHKDGTKAFSFSFEPEIVQQAWRSLGARVMLTNPDLYAELDALVQKYPVVAPDYRTVIQFSQFLLQELPEEEARDWGLGRSRGAEAQESRGEEILYPQCPIPKPQYQISNPASIKPDVELLQAFAHEVRTPLTTIRTMTRLLLKRRDLPANVIHRLEIIDHECTEQIDRMELLFKAAELETSTSGKSAHTHLTAMSLDQVLQQSIPRWQQAAERRNLTLDVVLPQQLPTVVSNPNMLDRVLTGLMENFTRSLPAGSHIQVQVIPAGDQLKLQLSPQTLCPDTSKTTAPATPPIRKALGQLLMFQPETGTISLNIAATKHLFQAIGGKLIVRQRPQYGEVLTIFLPLEVSNKKQDLTLTK from the coding sequence GTGTACGAATGGATATTACCAAGTCTGAGTGAAGTTTTAGCCGACAGTCAAGCAACAGTGGCTGAATGCTCTCCAAGCAAAGCAGAGCAACAGTGGCGGATGAGTCTAGCTGCAACAGAACATCTGCTCATTAACACTTTAGTTGCTGTAGATTCTGAAGCGCTTCAAGGATTGGTGTTAGCCGCACCCGCACCCTTATTTAGTCAACCTATCCTGGCTCAAAGCCTACAGACAATTACTTTTACAGCCAAGCCTTTTAATCCTTTGGCTTTGATGCCATTTCACATGCCAGGTGCGATCGCCTTCACAGAACCAGAAACTACACTTTGTGAATCGGTACTGCCTTTACTACCTGCTGATCCTTTGGCATCTGAGCAATTTTGTTTAGTATTTACAGATAAATTTAGATTAGTTTTAGTTCTCGCTACACATAAAGACGGTACAAAAGCCTTTTCATTTTCCTTTGAGCCAGAGATAGTCCAGCAAGCGTGGCGATCGCTAGGCGCAAGGGTAATGTTAACAAATCCTGATTTATATGCCGAGTTGGATGCTTTAGTACAAAAATATCCAGTCGTTGCACCAGATTACCGTACAGTAATTCAGTTTAGCCAATTTTTACTCCAGGAATTACCAGAAGAAGAGGCTAGAGACTGGGGATTGGGAAGAAGCAGGGGAGCAGAGGCGCAAGAGAGCAGAGGAGAAGAAATACTCTATCCTCAATGTCCTATACCTAAACCTCAATATCAAATATCTAATCCTGCGTCAATTAAGCCAGATGTAGAATTGCTACAAGCTTTTGCTCATGAAGTCCGTACACCTCTAACTACTATTCGCACCATGACTCGCCTGTTGCTCAAGCGGCGCGATTTACCTGCGAATGTAATCCATCGCTTAGAAATTATCGATCATGAGTGTACTGAGCAAATTGATCGCATGGAGTTGTTATTTAAAGCCGCAGAACTAGAAACTTCTACCTCTGGGAAATCTGCACATACTCATCTAACAGCGATGTCTTTAGACCAAGTATTACAACAGAGTATACCCCGATGGCAGCAAGCAGCAGAACGGCGTAACTTGACTTTGGATGTAGTCTTACCCCAACAATTACCGACTGTGGTAAGCAACCCTAATATGCTGGATCGGGTACTTACTGGATTGATGGAGAATTTCACCCGCAGTTTACCAGCCGGAAGTCATATCCAAGTACAGGTAATTCCCGCCGGGGATCAACTCAAGCTACAATTATCTCCTCAAACTCTCTGTCCAGATACAAGTAAAACGACTGCACCAGCCACACCACCAATCCGCAAAGCTTTGGGACAATTACTCATGTTCCAACCAGAAACAGGAACAATTAGCTTGAATATCGCCGCAACCAAGCATCTATTTCAAGCGATCGGTGGTAAGTTAATTGTCCGCCAGCGTCCCCAATACGGTGAAGTTCTGACTATCTTCTTACCCCTAGAAGTAAGTAACAAGAAGCAGGATTTGACTCTAACTAAATGA
- a CDS encoding BON domain-containing protein codes for MKKLFSLLVAGFLVVGSFGCQEAPSSNNGSTPAPAKEAAEGRTTVKETTTPVLGEKAKSKIETNKTAATKTEEDLKTTVSKKLQVGIPGNKLVVENKQGEITLKGVAKSQQEIEKAEKLIKDVKGVKSVKVEAKVEPANRS; via the coding sequence ATGAAAAAATTATTTTCCCTATTAGTGGCTGGCTTTTTGGTAGTTGGTAGTTTTGGATGCCAAGAAGCTCCTAGCAGCAATAATGGAAGCACTCCAGCACCTGCAAAAGAAGCTGCTGAGGGTAGAACTACAGTCAAAGAAACCACCACACCAGTACTAGGTGAAAAAGCTAAATCTAAAATAGAAACAAATAAAACCGCAGCTACAAAAACTGAGGAAGACTTGAAAACCACAGTGAGTAAGAAATTACAAGTAGGTATTCCAGGTAATAAATTGGTAGTGGAAAATAAACAAGGTGAAATTACTCTCAAAGGTGTAGCCAAGTCTCAGCAAGAAATTGAAAAAGCTGAAAAACTGATCAAAGATGTAAAAGGTGTAAAAAGTGTAAAAGTAGAAGCTAAAGTCGAACCTGCTAATAGGTCTTAA
- a CDS encoding M56 family metallopeptidase, which produces MHLLMILTAVAVSWIVRCSWTNSSGNWETRWQRALFFFLFPPLFILMTAIALLCMGPQGKMGGVYTGWFSYVLAFAFLGFFSFVCVKLAISGWRSLQSARHCPLMNLDGKQVRLLDTKALFAGQIGFWQPELVVSEGLLQKLSPSHLESVLAHEQGHFHYRDTFWFFWLGWVRYCTAWLPNTDELWHELLVLRELRADSYAASQVDPLLLAESLLLVVSNGSVFAQSEVCCAALGADVGDRLEQRIDALLTPSIRTPQSRLLSWHGFLLALLPLLTVVFHT; this is translated from the coding sequence ATGCACTTGCTGATGATTTTGACTGCTGTGGCAGTTTCGTGGATTGTTAGATGTTCTTGGACTAATTCCTCTGGTAATTGGGAAACACGGTGGCAAAGAGCGTTGTTTTTCTTTCTATTTCCACCATTGTTTATTTTGATGACGGCGATCGCTCTTTTGTGTATGGGGCCGCAAGGCAAAATGGGGGGCGTATACACAGGTTGGTTCAGCTATGTATTGGCTTTCGCTTTTCTTGGGTTTTTCTCTTTTGTGTGCGTCAAACTGGCTATTAGTGGTTGGCGATCGCTACAATCCGCCCGTCACTGCCCTTTAATGAATCTTGATGGTAAACAAGTCCGACTGCTTGACACAAAAGCACTATTTGCTGGTCAAATTGGTTTTTGGCAACCTGAATTAGTAGTGAGTGAAGGATTACTACAAAAACTCTCTCCAAGCCATCTAGAAAGCGTTTTAGCCCACGAACAAGGACATTTCCATTATAGGGATACATTTTGGTTTTTCTGGCTGGGTTGGGTGCGTTATTGCACTGCTTGGCTGCCAAATACAGATGAATTATGGCACGAACTTTTAGTGTTGCGCGAACTGCGTGCAGATAGTTACGCTGCATCCCAAGTAGATCCCTTACTTTTAGCAGAATCACTCTTATTGGTTGTGAGTAATGGTTCTGTATTTGCACAATCAGAGGTTTGCTGTGCAGCTTTGGGTGCAGATGTAGGCGATCGTTTGGAACAGAGAATAGATGCTCTACTTACCCCATCAATCCGTACACCACAATCTCGCTTACTGTCTTGGCATGGTTTCCTATTGGCACTACTGCCATTATTGACTGTGGTATTTCACACTTGA
- a CDS encoding BlaI/MecI/CopY family transcriptional regulator, producing the protein MAPLPEYRPKQMSVGPLEAEILNIVWELGSATVKDVHDRILADPNRELAYTSVTTVLRRLTDKGWLACDKKGRAFYWRPLLSKQQAQVIKAHEQLHRFLAVGNPDVVAAFADSLDEAASVQIEAIAKRIQAARQAREGQ; encoded by the coding sequence ATGGCTCCTTTACCTGAATATCGTCCTAAACAAATGTCTGTAGGCCCTTTGGAGGCTGAGATTTTAAATATTGTCTGGGAATTGGGTTCAGCTACAGTCAAAGATGTTCATGACCGCATTCTTGCTGACCCTAACCGCGAATTAGCTTATACTTCTGTGACTACAGTGTTGCGTCGCCTCACAGATAAGGGTTGGTTGGCTTGTGATAAAAAAGGACGGGCGTTTTACTGGCGGCCGTTACTATCAAAGCAGCAAGCACAGGTAATTAAGGCTCATGAGCAATTACATCGTTTTTTGGCAGTTGGCAACCCTGATGTAGTGGCAGCCTTTGCTGATAGTCTTGATGAAGCAGCAAGCGTTCAAATAGAAGCGATCGCTAAACGTATTCAAGCTGCACGCCAAGCCAGGGAGGGACAATAA